tttaattgaattttaccataattataaatagttataaatatagttaattggataattattttttggttaatttatgtttatggaattttatgatgttgaaatttgttttcggttaaatttatgtctattatggttcgtggattggtcttttaattatgaaattgtatttaacatgtttgtgcgtagaatgaacaagtttatatcgaggttagtggtcgccaaaagaccaacaagagacaaaaatctaccgagctgattacaacttaatctctaccgggtcaaattgaggaggtcgacgtccccgggttagggaggtttcctatagtggaagatgataagccgcacgctactgaagacattacattttcagacgcaccaacatttaagtttaaacatcgtggatgtctggcatcggtaattcttattataaatttatttcaatacattgtcctagagttaaatatttgattgaaaaagcggggtgggaaaaattgttgaacatagagtgtaacgttacccaacatgccgttgttgattatATGTTGAGAGGTTTTGAGAGGTTTGGGATACAACCAACACGttccattttccatttggtgagatggggttcacgccattagattgggtcatgttaactggactgagtatcgtgatggttatgtagttccgtatgattcgaggcctataccaatttgactatgtccgtgagaagatttttccggatatccacagggaacaagaggcgcgtcgtggatatcaaactcaattacaattacatatttaagctcatacttcaaagaagataagttggtggcggctaatgaagattctctcctcgcccatagaatagcaatgccttttttatgttgttttgggtcaatttttctttcctaatgCAAAGAACTTATTGATGCtgatggttagctgctttcgaagaaaattgataaaatacaagaccttgactggggcggtagtgccttttcgagattgtatgcaggtctccgacaagcttgtaggaaacaacagaaggcactaagggcccttccaaatattagaggtattttggtaatcgatttattttaattttcaacgtaaagtatattttcatttaagtttatttccttggatatattaatttgattcattaattttatggactagttttgggggtatgaatacctaggcatatgtcgaccagacatctcaatgaacggtaatgaacagaaatggcctgtaatttccagatggaatggaaggaggtgtcagaatgatattattcgttgtaggattttactgaatcagctgacgattgaccaagtgacatggcacccatgggaatcatacaccgacgtcctcagttctgagatgggaaagtctgctaggaggctgtcggactcgagatggatattttcttggaatggcgttgtgagttagacatgatttcttgcatgcattggaaatgggataaatgtccgtctgccgaatcaggggcttacaccgcgtataaagggagcgaaagtatcgtgttggaggcggtggtgtcgtatgatctatggttttggcatgcattttttggtatgccaggctctaacaacgatattaatgtgatgaaccgttcatatgtttttcgaagtctggtCACTGGAAAAGCACCACCGGGTGAACTATGTGGTAAACGGTCATTTTATgacatgccgtattatctaggtgatggaatatatccagaaattgctactattattatggcgtttaaacatccgcttggtaggaaaaaagagatattttcagcgatgcaagagggtgcaagaaaagacgtagagcggggatttgggtgtacttcaacaacagtttggaatcatcaaacaacctgctagaatgtgtggaatccagatgtgcttgcctatatcatgaaaaaccgtgtattatcttacataatatgatagtcgaggatgagcgtctaccggTGAATGGCCACAGTTATGATCATCGTAGCAACCCGACACTGTtatattaagaggcaacagtgaggagttttcccaaattagagctgagcaacgccgCGTCAATATGCGCAGCAAAGATAGGCAATTCGCTTGCGCGATGACTTAATCGAACATATATGGGCCAGAATATGGGAAGAATTAAAAGGTTGGAGCGAGGAAAAAATATTGAAATTAAATGTTGTTTCCCATAtgaaaaaattatgtgattttattttaacgaATAATTTCGAAGCAGAGAATGTATTAACTCTATTTCATATACTCATCACTTGGtaaattaaagtaagatgttacaaaTAAGTTAAAGTGATTAAATTAAATGAAGATAAATAAATCccaaatattacataataatacgactaatgacaaaattaatacatatgaaaacgaaaataaactactaaaactattatcattattattaacTTAATACTTAAGGTTTGAACTATCCCGTTTTGACGATTATAATTGGCTCCTTTTGTCCCGTACTATTAAAgcctttcgaagttcgaagtactccttttgtacatgatccaatttggaaagatccatcatcatgatgcgaaattcatcgtctgcgacctccttggctattttagccgcatgctcagcttgtttttgtgcaaactcggcctttttttgttccatcttgaatcttgattgttcccggtaatgagaattgaaattttcttgctgtgtaataattattcccatcaattcctcttggctgttggatttctctcgcccggttttcttcaatcgtttagctgctttttttcccatctgacgaaggtatgtattctctatgtctcctttatttgtgtcgttaccggactcgacttgagtgccatcttcctcggtattcacgctactatccaaatcgtgcgtcgtatcaaaaacaaaagtcgatcgacgattatattttatattttctatgacaattgggtagcactcttcgtgcctaaattttcttccatgattgcattccttaaaccgtttgtttacttcttcgagctgttaatgtttttaaaaacaattaggttcatgggcatctcaatattagaaaataattgtttcaaaacagagagaatactcacggtcatttccggaccccatcccgtatgatattcaccttccacttccgcctgttttgccgaaaacaacgccacttctttacttattccctgaaatcgtttttgccaggaactccaagaccgctctggtttatccggtaaatgagcttcaatatcatccttgatacgagtccacaacgcaatctctgattgatcggctccaacgccgggatcttgagatattgataaatgaattttacacatcgtgacatcttcgattgtcgtaaaatttggacctcttgctattcgtggtgttgacattaaaaacgattcgatgaaaattttcaaaatgatttgaaatatggaaaactattttttcttcctgatactatttttttcttgccgaatacaaatgaatgatatgaaaatgtgaaaggaattcatgtggtatatataggtataaaataaacccgttattaacattcaatttcaaacgttcgaaagatataaatatcttaccaacggtcaaaaatctgctacgcaatccaacgccaacgttcgaaaaatttatcagaaaatttcatttcatgtttcataatttttctcaggcgtaaaaaaaaagtccgtttgggaggggcggaattttggtgtccgccccagacagGCGGAAATTTAGTGTCCGCCCCGGACAGGCGGAAATctggtgtccgccccagacaggcggaaatttggtgtccgcctggcaacgtGCGGAATTCTCctgtccgtctcatcaggcgtaaatttatgttacgcccgcaacaaacgtaaatttaaattccgcaccaccaacatacgtaaatttggtttacgcccgttaacaagcgtaaatttatgttacgcccagCATCAAACGTAATTTaagtttacgcccgactatatcagaatttgggatttggtcgcgaccatatttggtctggaatttggtctttggtccaaatttgatctttactccgtcccactgtgttaggatctcatcccataaatttggttatactcgcccactgtggatgctctcagGAATAGATTGTTACAACCGATCCTACTCTATTCCCACCTCTGTTACCACCATCTGATAGCAAACAATGTTCGCAAGGTCGACGAAATAAGCAAAATAGAAAGGACTCAGGTAAGTTGCTTATGAGTGATCGTTTCGATATCCTAAATTTCCGCCCATATCTTTCGTTAAATACGGTGAATTCCTGGTGACTTACACCGTACTGCTAGAGCTTGTTGACAACAGACAATAAATAGTCCATCACTGTCAACTTAATAgaactctctctttctctttcttggTTACGTTCTTGCTCTCATTGTCTAAATTACTTCTCCAAACTCATCAAGAAACcctagtttcttcttcttcttctctttatctttcttcttcttcttctctggtgATTGAACAGGTATCAAGAAGAAATGGTTTATGCATTCTCACAATCATGTTGGGCATGGTGTTATGAAGAAGCTGTGTGTTGTTTATACTCACCTCTGAATGTTTGTTTGGCTTCTGGAGATTTGCATAAGAGAGATTTTCATCATTACATCAATCAATGGGGTCATTTCTTGATTGCTTTTCCACAAGCGTAAGTTCCTTTTTCTTGTCTGAATTTTATGTTATAAGTTTCTTGTTCAAGTGAATTTTCTCATGTGTGTGTTGTTTTTGGCACTTCTCTTCAGTTATGATATAGTGTTGGAATCTTTAGAGGATCAGCAAGAGGATGTACAGGCTGCAATCTTGGAGAGGAGGAATTTTATTACACAAGAACTCCAATGGCATGCTTCATTCATCCAAGTAAGTTTGTAATGAATTCAGTTTTGTTGCAAGAATATCATGAACAAGATATTTGTTAGGTTAGGGTTAATGGGAGTTTCAATTTTTAGGCTTttttgatgattatgatgattatagaGTAACTTCTGGTCAGTTTATTGTTTTCTTTGAATGTTTTGTAAGTACCAAGTTTCTTAACAGGAACAGACATAATACTGTTATCACGTTTGTTAAGAGAAACACCGGGATTGTGATGATTATAGAGTAACTTCTGGTCAGTTTATTGTTTTCTTTGAATGTTTTGTAAGTACCAAGGTTCTTAACAGGAACAGACATAATACTGTCACGTTTGTTAAGAGAAACACCAGGATTTGCAGGCCAGGGTAAAGTTAGTCTTTACCCTATTTTCCTTGTCAGATGCCAAGACTTCCTGGTTAGCTTCAAATTAGGGTGATATAGGCCTATCAATCGTCGAGTCTTGTGAGGTTTGAACTTGGAAACGATCGTGTAACATGTGTTGTCTATCTCAGGAATGACACCTAAAGCTTAATCTATTGAGAACTGTTCACTCATGTAGTGACTTCCTCGCAACCTTTCTTCTAATTTTAGTATACAGATCTGTTGCACCACAAAACCTAGGTACAGGCGACATATAGAATTGTGCTTGGAAACTAAATAACTGATAAACGCAACTCATAGCTAATATATAATAGCAGATCATGGAAGTCAATAAGACACTACCCATATACGATTTCCGTAAGCATACGTATTAAACTAAACATACTTAGTTACTACTGTTTGCATGCTAcagccttcaccttcttctctttaAACTTCGACACTTTAAATTATCGTTATATGTAGGGTTTATTGTAACACCTTAAAGAATAAAACCCCCTCAAGACACATGTTTCGGCCTCTTTTAACATCAAAAATGTGCGCCTGAAACCAAAATGTTGATAGGCCGAAAGCCGAGCATCAAGGATATTTATTAATTAACTTTGGCTTCATATGAACTGCATCATCTAAGTTTAAGGTGAtacttgtttttatttcttatacgCGCAGTACTTAAGGTTCTGTTAAATAATGTAAATAGAACCTTTACATTTCAGGAGTGCGATTTAGACTCTACAGCAGAGACCACTCAGCACTCTGTGACAGTCAAATACGTTAACTTCTTGTTAGCCACTGCGTCTGGTAATCAAGATATGGTACATCTTGAAATTCCAACCCCAGCTGAGAAGTTGAAGATTGCTGCTCATGTTCTTAGTGCCATAACGCCATGTGTGCGGGTCTCTGCCACGCTTGCTAAGCTTATTAAGCCACTCACTAGACGTAACAAACGACCTCGCCGATTCAATATGTGGATTGATAGATACTCCTCTGATGAATTCGAGGTATGCTGATTTCAGATATTGATCTTTTGAGTTTTCACATTCAATCACTTTTGCGGATTTTCAGATATTGATCTTTTTGAGTTTTCACATTCAATCACTTTCGTTAAATTAAACTCCTGGCTTTTCTGTTCAGGCCTTAACTGTGCAAACTGAGGGGTTACTTGATTGGCTAAGCAACTCTTTGACGGACGAAGAGCGTAAAGTCCTGGGGGAGGTTTATCATCAAGCTATGAAGCTTGAAGTAGAGTTTTTCTATTCTCGCCTGTCTGTGCCTACTAAGCTCATCCCTGTATCACTCCTGCATAATCGTGAGGAGGAGCATCTCCTGCTATTTTCTGTTTTTGACTTTGCATGCACTGCTGTGGATTCTTTGCAAGGGTTAGAACAAATGACATTGTCAAGTGCCAAAGAGAAGTCAATAGTTGGGCTGCCTCCTCGTCCTGGTCGAAGGCCTCGTCCAGGGAACACACATCTTCAAATGTCACGTGCGGATTTGCAAAAAGCATGGGATGCTATTGTTGTCTTTGATAAGAGGGAGATGGATAAGTGGTTGCTGAAAATTCTGGCCATTCCGATAGGTAAGAAATCTTTATCACTTTGAAATATGTAGCGTGGTTTAATTGTTTAGGTTCATACTGGAACAAAGCAAACATTAACCTTCTATATTTGTTCGTTGGTGCAGCTGTGGGTTTTGACTACGACGGTCTTTGCAAAGTACTTGAGCAGCTCTCTGTTATCAGGGAAAATCGAATTTCAAGAATAATTGAGACAGGTGTCCTGAAGGGTCTAAGCTTATCGCGAATGCAGCTCGCTGGGACAAGAATGAATCTCTATTATGGTTGTGtgaatttttttgaaaaggttTTCAGAAATGAAGCACTGAATGCATCAGTCCATGTAATTTCATGCTGGTGTGAGGATCTAATGAGGTCGGCACTTCCAGGTTTGTACTGCTCTCTATCTATAGGAAGTCGTAATAAATGCATCTTTGTATGCTATTCTGATTTCTTCTATGCTTTAGTAGTGGTTTCTTATGTGCATGTAGTTCGCTAAATCTCTGCTCATATCCTTCTATGACTCTGAACTACTCATATATGACGTGTACACCCTGTCACAGATTCCTAGTTTTTTTTCAGTTGTCGTGTCAAAGTACCATACACGACACTGAGTACAGCACTTTGGGCCATGTCTATGTTACCCAGGTTCATAACTTATTCTGTTTTTCTCTATTCTTTAGGTAGTGGTCAGACCTTTCTCTCCTTTAGCATGACTTCCAGAAATTGGAATTTTACTTTGTCAAGAGTTATAGATTCACAGTATTTAGTGAGATCAAATTTTCGTTTTTCAAATTTATGTTTGTGACAAAAGTTACCCAGATATAAAGATTTAGTGCTTGTTATAATTGTATTTTGAACCTTTTGCCTGACATTCTCTTTTGGTATTAAGGTCTTCATTCCTGAATTAGTCAATATAACTCAATTATCTTTTGAGCTAAATCTGTGTGTTGTTGAATAGGTGAATCAGACAAGTTGAACCTAAATGGAAATGAGTTTGACTACGAAACTGGTGAAGTAACTCGTAGAATGGTGCTATCTCCTTCAGCAAAATTTTCATATTTCAATGACGCAATTCAGAAATATGAAAGGGAACATGGCAAGCCGCATGCGACTGTTTACATCGGTTACTCAGTGGAAGACTTGCTATGCCTTCTAAACGCTGATATTGGCATCGTTTTTGGGTCAGACCAATGCATAAGGGATGTGGGAGGCTGGTTTGGTGTTAGATTTGTTCCATTGTTTGAGGGTACTGTGGCGAAACAGAGGGAATTTTTTGAAAGTGGCTATTCGTCAGATTGTGAGTGGAAGGGTCCTCCTGGTACTCTTTACACAGTTTCTAATTGGCTTGACATACATGCACTCATTCTGGGTTGTTGGTCCCTGATGAACCCTAATCTGTATCTgtgggtctctctctctctcttggaATAACAAGTATAGCCGTCATATAGACTAGGCTAGCTAGGCTACAGCCTAAAATTGTTGGGGcacagaaaaaaattatttttcttacaGCGTCGTTGTTTTTATTGACTACATAGGTAGTTCTTTTACATAGGTCTACCACTGTTTTTGCTGGCTGTTATTGAAAGCTGTTTGTTTTGTAAGCACCGGCTACTGCTTTCCGTCTCCATCTAGCCATTACTTGCTTCCGTGTGTGTACTTTTATGTGAGAACATTAGAATGCGCTAGTTAAATCTCCCACCTGATGCGCCTGCTGCCGGAACATGAACCTAAAGGTTTCCAGAACTGGCATGTAACGCCGTGATACTGGCGCCACTCATACTCGATATTTACAACTCTAATTATTGAGCTCAGCGAAGAAGATGGATTCACTTCTCATGCACCGTTAAAGCAAAACAGACTTTTTAAAATTGAGAATATAGAGAAACTTACAAACAGACTCTTCCGTGCATAATCTCCTGGATTACTGTTCTCACATATTGCTATCCTCGAAGTTCGAGTTGCTTATATTCCCGTAGATTTCCCAGCCAAACAAGTTGCTCTCGGTTGTCCGCTATCTAAGAGGTTTCCTAAACGTAATTAAAAAGGACTACATTTTCTATTTCTTACTCACGGTCGGGATGAGGTCCGGAGGAGGTTTCCTATTCGTGGTAGGTTTAAATCTTCCATGTCTTAGGGGAATGGAATCACCAACACATGTATAAATAGTAGGGGATTGTGAGTACCAGTGGAGAAGGAGGAGATTTGTGATCACGGCTACCACCGACACAGACGATAAGGAGCAATGGGGATCTATCAACTTGGAACGAGTACGTAGAAAACGAGAAACTAAGAGCAAAAGATGATTTTTATGTGAGGGCAAAAAATTTATAGATCTTTTAGCAGGAGATGAGTGGAAAACTTACGATCAGGTGACAAAAGATAAGATCAATGGTCAGATACAGACTTTTGAAAGATCGATGAAGTTGGATTACGACAATCGTGAAGCTGTTGCCAAAGAGATACAACAGAAAGGTGGAGATCATAACATAGCTGTACTTATCTGCACCAGACCGGGTCTTTTTATGCCAACCCTGAATACGTTGATATATTTCATAAGGGCATCACAAGGTCCGATTAACAGGAGTGATTAATGGAGATGATTTAGCTGCAAGACTGGATGATCTATTAGCATTCACGTGTATTTATAAATTAATATTAAGATTAGTTTTTGAGAGTTTTAAACAAGTGATACTACGTTCACGCCCAAAAAAACCGGATAAAATTCCGTGAGGGGATCGGAGGAACGAGGGAAATGCTTCTCCGCATTTGGATATGGAAAGGCTGAAGTGGGTCCCAAGTGATGTGAGGGCCGGGATTTCTCACGGGATTGATTCCGGGTAAACCTAGCATTATTGGTTTTAAACATGTTGCTCTTTCTTTCTTAGTGGTATgcatcattttctttttcttaaaaatTGAAATATCCATTAAAGTTCTTAAATTAATAGATAAAACTTGATGATCCATGTTAAAACGTCAAATCATACACTAGAACACAGCTGCCAGTGTGGGGAAGGCCGACCGACGAAAAACGAAACACCGCTGATTGCATAATGCGttatacattttttttgtttgaatgttatttttgaggcatatacattgttttagtggttgcataaccaAATTAGTGGATGCGTGAACCAAAACACGACTGCATAAACTGTTATGTGTCCTTTGTGGTGGCTTCGTAATtcgttatgcatcctttttttttgttggaatgatatttttaggcatatacatcgttttattagttccaacggaaaattagttgatccataaaccataacatggttgcataatgtgttatgatcctttgtggtggtttgcataatgactatgcattcaattttcgaaaattgtgcctaaaaggataaatatcttcgaattttttgtaaaatctctaaatttaatattgttgtttgtactcattgtgtagatatctctttaaaatctttccaacgaaataaatttataaaattccaagacatagatttttagatatgttatatattctagtttgcttgccAATCATACCCTTGAAAAAATATGATACATAAGGAGTTATaataattggactaaaagggagggTCATATAAGTAATTCAATAGAAGACTTCACCAAAATGGttttcaatctttttatcaaattgcacatttTTGTTACTTtacaatttacaaaaaaaaatggtcataaaagggactccctcccttcgGGCCATCCGGCGGCCCAATAAAACGATGATAAACAGAAATAATTTATAGTTATGATCTAGTTACTCTCAAATGTCTCCCAAAATCACTGTTACTGTAACTTACCAGCTACCGCTGCATATTTTAAATATTAACAAAGAGTCGGTGCATCGTCCATTAACCGGCTAAACTCTTCACCTGCAGCAACGACTTAGCCTTTCATTTTCATGTCTGTGTTGGGCCTCTTCAGACAACAAACCTTGAACTTGTTTCAACAACTTATCCTCAGCACTTAAGTACAAAAGACCTAAACTACAAATTTCCaactaagagagagagagagtggcgATTTCCAAACTACAGATTCAGTAAGTGTTCGATTCATCTCTATCGAATTCATAACAAacacaaaaaacctaaaaatcagcATTAACAACGATTTGTTTTTGGAGGTCTGTTGT
This genomic stretch from Papaver somniferum cultivar HN1 chromosome 5, ASM357369v1, whole genome shotgun sequence harbors:
- the LOC113279180 gene encoding bifunctional TH2 protein, mitochondrial-like, which encodes MVYAFSQSCWAWCYEEAVCCLYSPLNVCLASGDLHKRDFHHYINQWGHFLIAFPQAYDIVLESLEDQQEDVQAAILERRNFITQELQWHASFIQECDLDSTAETTQHSVTVKYVNFLLATASGNQDMVHLEIPTPAEKLKIAAHVLSAITPCVRVSATLAKLIKPLTRRNKRPRRFNMWIDRYSSDEFEALTVQTEGLLDWLSNSLTDEERKVLGEVYHQAMKLEVEFFYSRLSVPTKLIPVSLLHNREEEHLLLFSVFDFACTAVDSLQGLEQMTLSSAKEKSIVGLPPRPGRRPRPGNTHLQMSRADLQKAWDAIVVFDKREMDKWLLKILAIPIAVGFDYDGLCKVLEQLSVIRENRISRIIETGVLKGLSLSRMQLAGTRMNLYYGCVNFFEKVFRNEALNASVHVISCWCEDLMRSALPGESDKLNLNGNEFDYETGEVTRRMVLSPSAKFSYFNDAIQKYEREHGKPHATVYIGYSVEDLLCLLNADIGIVFGSDQCIRDVGGWFGVRFVPLFEGTVAKQREFFESGYSSDCEWKGPPGTLYTVSNWLDIHALILGCWSLMNPNLYLWVSLSLLE